The nucleotide window TGGCAATCGCACAGCCAATTCGATTATCCCATGCTTTTGCCAATAGCATTTTCTCATTGTTCATGACGGTAAATTCAAAATATGGAGTGATCATATCCCCAGGTCGGACTCCCCATTCCTCCGCCTCTTTTCTACTAGATGCTCCAATATCAATGAACATATCCTTAATATCAATAGGTTTTTTACGTGCTTCAGCAGGTAAAATATGGGGTGGTTTCGAACCGATAATTCCGGTTACATCTCCCTTTCTAGTTACAATCGTCACACGCTGAGCGAGCATAACTTGCGACCACCAGCCGCCAACCGTTTGAAAACGAATAAATCCCTTATCATCAATTTGGGTTACCATAAACCCAACTTCATCCAAATGGCCTGCCACCATGATTTTTGGACCATTTTCATCCCCAACTTTTTTGGCGATGAGACTTCCTAAATGATCGGTCGTCATTTCATCTGATAATGGCTCTATGTATTTTTTCATTACTTCCCGAACTTCACGCTCATTTCCGGGAATCCCTCTAGCATCTGTTAGTTCTTTTAACATGACTAATGTTTCATCCATCTTTGTCATTTTAAAAACCTCCATTTCATTACGTTATAGTAAAAATTATACTGAAAATCATGATAATATACAAAACTCTGCTTTTTCATTATGTATTTTATATAAAAATATTGAAAAAACCGCACTGAGTGAAGTTTCACTTTATAGCATATAATGTCCATTTTTTTCGTACATATAAGTAGGGTTAGAATTCCGAATTATCTAAAAATTTGGAAGGAGAGGGTTCAATGGATTACACGATTACATTTGATGAAAAAGCGACACAATGGCTTTTTTCAAAAACTGCAGAACCTGTTATCGTTGTGAAACCCTTTCAACCTGGAAACTGCTGTGTTGGGGGGATGGAAGCGGAGGTAACCTTTGTCAAACCTGATTTCGAGAATTTATTTCATCATCAAAAGGTAGAAGGGATTTCTATCTTTATTGATCAAGTTCTGGAATTCAAAGATCGTCACATTCATTTTTACCTTACTGGTTTTTCCGTATTTAAAACATTACAAGTGAAAGGATTGAAGCGATTTTAATTCTTTCAAGAAGGGGGAGTCATTTTGACAACTCAAACACCCACTTTTATAAAAAAACTTCAAGACACCTATGCCCCTTTTTTCAATATTGAGGAAAATGTACCACTAGGGGATACTTCTATCGATTTTATTGCCCATCATCTACGTAAAGATGAAAAATATATGCTATCCAAAAGTATCAAAATATGGGGAGTTGAAAACCAGCAAATTGTCTTCGTCATCTCACCTAAAATAGAACTATCAACCACTTGGGTTCATCAATATTTGCACAATATAATTCAGCAAGCAGATCATTATATTCCATCACATGATGAGCATATGTCAACGGTCCTAATTGGACTGATCATCACCGATCAACCAACAGATCAGACCTTATTAAAGGAGGTGAAAAAGACACGTAAAGTAAAGTTTCTTCATTACGGTATTCATGGCTGGATTGAAATTTATCTTGGTTTAGTTCATGTGCAAAATCAAACGATCACGATTCATCGGAAAGGAAAACCTTTTGTATCTGCCATTGGAAAAATATTGAAAGGGGAGCGTGAACAACAATGAATTTATTAACATTATTAATGGTTTCAGGAATTATCTTCATTATTGCCTATTTCACCTATGGAAAATTCCTAGATAAAAAGCTAGATATTGACCCAAATAGACCAACACCGGCAAAGACGATGGCGGATGGAGTTGACTATGTTTCCGCCAGAAAGCCTGTTTTACTTGGACATCATTTTGCGACGATTGCGGGGGGAGGTCCGATCGTTGGCCCGATTTCCGCTGTTGTGTTCGGCTGGATTCCAGCGGTACTTTGGATTATTGTTGGAAGCATTTTCATCGGTGGGGTTCACGATTATACATCATTGCAAGCCTCGATCCGACATAAGGCACAATCGATTGGAACGATCATTAAAGAATATATTGGAAACCGCGGACAAACATTGTTTCTTTCATTCTCCATTGCTACCTTAGTTCTTATTGTCGGGGTTTTTATTATTCTAGTACGTGATACATTTGTTGCCGTTCCAGAAGCTGCGACAGCCTCGGTATTATTTATTGGACTTGCGATCGTATTCGGTGTTTTAGTTAATCAGTTGCGTATGAACTTTGTGTTAGCAAGTATTTTAGGTGTACTTGCTATGTTCGCAAGCATCTGGATCGGAATTGAATTCCCTTTTCATTTAAGTGGAACAACATGGGTCATCATTTTATTAGTCTATGCCTATTTAGCCTCGGTATTACCTGTTTGGGTTCTTTTACAACCACGAGACTATTTAAATTCATTTTTATTATATGGAATGATTGCAGGTGCCTTCATAGGAATGGTGATCGCCAATCCTACAATTCAGTTAGCAGGGTATACAGGATTTTATAATGAAAATTTAGGATATTTATTTCCAATCCTATTTATTACCATTGCCTGTGGAGCGGTGTCAGGCTTCCACTCCCTCGTCTCCTCAGGTACAACCGCAAAGCAACTGGATAATGAAAAGAATGGGCGATTTATTACGTATGGAGCTATGCTTCTGGAAGGATTTCTTGCCATTATCGCGATAGGAGCGGTTGCCTATCTTTCACAAGCCGATTTCGCTGCAAGAATGACCGACCTAGGTGGACCAATCGGAACATTTTCTGCTGGTGTTGGTTTCTTTATGTCTCATTGGGGCATTTCTGAAATCACTGCTACTACATTTACCGCATTAACCGCTTCTGCTTTCCTAATGACGACATTAGATTCAGCTACTCGACTCGGAAAATATGCTGTTCAGGAATTTGCTGAAAATAAATCCTCCTTCTTCCGTAATCATCATATTGCCACCCTAGTAATCATCATCGGTGCCGGAGCTTTGGCCATTTCAGGAACTTGGAGTACGGTATGGCCACTATTTGGCTCAGCCAACCAAATGCTTGGTGCCTTGGCATTATTAGCGATTACGGTTTGGTTAATTAAAAAAGGAGTAAAAGCGTGGTTTACCATTCTGCCAATGGTCTTTATGTTTCTGGTCACCTTATCTGCGCTAATTGCTTTAATGCAAGCAAATTTAACGAAAGGCAACTATCTTTTAACAGTCATCGCCTTTATCGTATTCGTCCTATGCATCTTTTTAGTCATTGAAGCGTGGCGTGCCATTTTTTCAGCCAACAAACAAAATCCTCCGGTCAAAATGTAATGTAGGATTCCCCGGGGTTTCCCGTTATTCATCGTTAATTCCCCGGGGTATTTGTCTTTAGGATTTAATTCTTCCCAGAAGAACCAAATCCCCCTTCTCCTCTTATAGAATTGGTTAACTCTTCTGCTTGAATAAGATTCACATTTAATACTGGTGCAATGACCATTTGCGCGATTCGCATCTTTTTTTCCACTTTGAAAACAGCTTTACCATGATTGATTAAAATGACTTTGATTTCACCTCGATAACCTTCATCAATGGTACCCGGACTATTCAATACTGTGATCGAATGTTTAAGAGCTAATCCACTCCTTGGACGTACTTGAGCTTCCGTTCCTTTAGGTAATTCAATTTGGATCCCTGTTCTAACAAGAGCAGCTTCACCTGGTTGAATAAACATTTCTTCTATCGAGAATAAATCTAAACCCGCATCACCAGGATGGGCTTGATAAGGCAAAGTCGCCTCTTCATCTATTAATTTTATTTTCAAATCGTAATTCATCGTATTTCTTCCTTTCATTAAATATCTATGTATTTAAACAAAATCATTCTTTTCATTAGTTTATCAAAAACTTGTATTCAAAACGAAACCTTTTCATTTCTAAATCGTATATATGAAAATGAATCTAATTTAATCCATTTAGTTGGAGATCCCTCATTTAAAGTCGGAAAAGGTCTTTCAATAATACATGAAAGGTGGGAATTTTCAAGTTGATTGTACTAATAAGAGGATTCATTCTCATCTTATTAATCTACCTTGCTTACAATATCATAAAGTATATTACACATCCAAAGAGAAGATTTGAGTATGCAAGGAGACGACATCAATTATATTTACTGGACGAAAAGGATCAGATTCAAAAAAATTTCCTCCTAACGTATAAAGGAATGGTCTTTGAGGGTGAAAAATTCACAAATCCGTCTTCCAGGCCCCAAGTCGTTTCCATTTTCATTTGGCCCCACCAAGAATCGACGATAATTCCTTCACATGAAGTGAAGATTCTCGAACAACATATTCTTCAACAATACCCAAATGCTCACATCGATTGGAAAAATGTTCAGGCTGCCCCAAAGTAATAGGGAGCAGCCTGAATTTTCTTGTAAACCTAGCTTTTATTGGAACTAAAGGAACGTTTTTTTTCAGTCTGAAAAAAATCATGCCATTTTAAAATAATCACTCTTTCCCTTAATAAATAAAACAAAATGAATAATCCAATCATCATTAATACGATCATCTTCAAAGTAAATTGGCTGAGAAATTCTCCAAAGATGGTGTAAAAGAAAACGAAGGGGAAATTTACAATAAAGGAATTTCTAATAAAATCTTTCATACGAGGGGAACGCTCCATTAAACATACATTTAATAGATGGTAATGAACAAATGGAAAAAGTCGCAAAACAGTGATTTGCCCAACAGTTAATTTTGCATGAGGGCCGAACCATTTCTTTTTAATTTTAAGAAGCTTTTCATTGGTTTTCGGCATACGGGATAAACAAACATAGAAAAATAACGAAACGAAAATTAAACCGATAAGTGAATAAATCATGCCGAACAAACTACCAAAGAGGATTCCACCTGTCATGCATACGAGAGCAACAGGAATAAAAAGGAATTGCCGAAAAAAATGGAGAAGGATAAAGGCGATAGGTGCAAACATTCCAGCTGCTTCTACGTATGCCAAAAATATATACATTGACTGATCCATCCAAAAGCACCTGCTTTCACATTCTAAGATGAACTCTATATAATACAATGTATACACGAGTAGAAATAAATATGATTTCCTCCCGCACCCAATGAACTGATTTCTGCGTTCCCTGAGGGTTTGATTCTTCTTATAGAATGGGTTTCCTCTTAAGACGCTTTTACATTGCTTCTCACTGTTTTTGATTATTTCCCAGAGTATTTATATATTTCTTATTTTTTTCACCGCAACGGCTCATGAATTTGCTCATCTGTTATCCGTGTCGTCAGCTAGACCAGACCCCTAGCCGTCAAAAGGAACATTTAACAAACAAAAAAGCTGCCCCATTTTTGAGACAACTTTTGTTGTTAAAAAATTATTTTTGAATTTGTGCTTTTGCTGCATTGGCTAATTCTGCGAATGCTTTTTCATCAGAAACAGCTAATTCAGCAAGCATTTTGCGGTTTACTTCGATACCAGCAAGTTTTAAACCGTGCATTAAACGGCTATAAGAAAGTCCGTTCATACGTGCAGCCGCATTAATACGTGTAATCCAAAGTTTACGGAAGTCACGTTTCTTGTTACGACGATCACGATATGCATACATATAAGATTTCATTACTTGTTGGTTAGCAACTTTATATAAACGATGTTTAGACCCGAAAAAACCTTTTGCTAATTTAAGAACTTTTTTACGACGTCTGCGTGTAACTGTACCGCCTTTTACGCGTGCCATATTATTTCCCTCCTAAAATAAAATCCTTACTTAATGTTGTCTAACATATGACGAATACGTCTGAAGTCACCTTTAGATACGATGGCAGCTTTACGTAATTTACGTTTTTGTTTTGTTGATTTGTTTGCAAACAAGTGGCTTCTGTAAGCGTGAGAACGTTTTAATTTACCAGAACCTGTTTTTTTGAAACGCTTAGCTGTGCCGCGGTGTGTTTTCATTTTTGGCATTTGGTATTTCCTCCTCAAACTTAAATTACTTTTCGTTTTTAGGTGCTAATACAATGAACATGCTACGACCATCCATTTTTGGCTTTGTTTCAAGTGAAGCAAGATCGTCGCATTCCTGTGCAAAACGATCAAGAACTTTTTGTCCCAATTCTTTGTGAGTAATGGCACGACCTTTGAATCGGATCGACGCTTTAACTTTATCGCCCTTTTCTAAGAATTTTCGTGCATTGCGAAGCTTCGTGTTAAAGTCATGTTCCTCAATTGTCGGGCTTAAACGAACTTCTTTCAAGTTAATGACTTTTTGATTTTTCCGCGCTTCTTTTTCTCTTTTCTGTTGCTCAAATTTAAACTTCCCAAAGTCCATAATACGGGCTACTGGTGGTTTGGCATTTGGGGCAACAAGAACTAAATCTAAATTTACGCGAGTAGCAATTTCTAGAGCTTCTGTTTTGGATCTAATCCCCAGTTGTTCGCCATTTTGGTCAATGAGACGGACTTCACGAGCGCGAATACCCTCGTTTACAATCATGTCTTTGCTAATAATTAGCCACCTCCAAGATTTTTCAAATACATGTACATGAAAAATAAAAATTCATTTGACTACATCGCAGGAAGTACAGTAAGAACAACAACAAAAAATGCGAGTGTACAAACGCACACCCGCATAAATGGATAACATCATCATCCATTTCCTTATCTAGTTCAAACCTGCCAACTACTAATGTGTCAATCAGGTGAGAAGCGGGTTGCTTCTTCTTGTTCATGTGTATTCAATTCACCTAATATACTATATCATATAGTTCTATTGCTGTCAATTCATTAAAATCTCAACAAAGGTAATCGTAACAAATCTCAAGAATAGAATCAATGTTTTTTCAAAAAAGAACGCTAATTATTTTCGAACTTCTTTTAAAATCTGTTCAACAAAGTCTTTGAATGAAACTGTTTCTGATTTTTTCTCCCCGTATTTTCTAATATTGACCGCTTCGTTTTCGATTTCTTGGTCTCCAACGACGAGCATATATGGGATTTTTTGAATTTGCGCTTCTCTAATTTTATACCCCATTTTTTCATCCCGATCATCTAAATTAGCACGAATTCCTTGTGAACGTAATGTCTCCTGAACTTGTTTAGCATAATCAAAATGAATCTCTGGGGAAACCGGGATCACTTGTACTTGTACAGGTGCAAGCCATGTTGGGAAGGCCCCTTTATATTCTTCAATTAAGAATGCGACAAACCGTTCCATTGTGGATACAACACCGCGGTGAATAACAACAGGGCGGTGTGGCTTTCCATCTTCCCCTACATATGTTAAATCGAAACGTTCTGGCAGCAAGAAGTCAAGTTGTACAGTAGAAAGTGTTTCGTCTTTTCCAAGAGCTGTTCTGACTTGAACATCTAATTTTGGACCATAGAAAGCAGCCTCTCCATCTGCTTCATAATAGTCTAAATCTAATTCATCCATCGCTTCTTTTAACATTCCTTGAGCTTTGTCCCACATTTCATCATCATCATAGTATTTTTCTGTATCTTCTGGGTCACGGTAAGACAGTCTAAATGAATACTCATCTAATCCGAAATCTTTGTATACTTCTAAGATTAATTGAACGACACGTTTAAATTCCTCTTTAATTTGATCTGGTCGAACAAAGATGTGAGCATCATTCAATGTCATCCCACGTACACGCTGTAATCCTGATAAAGCCCCTGACATTTCATAACGATGCATAGTTCCAAGTTCGGCAATTCGGATTGGCAACTCACGGTAACTATGGATGCCATTTTTGTAAATCATCATATGGTGTGGACAGTTCATTGGACGAAGAACTAATTGTTCATTATCCATTTCCATGACTGGAAACATATTTTCTTGATAATGATCCCAGTGGCCACTTGTTTTATAAAGCTCCACACTCCCCATTACTGGAGTATACACGTGATCATATCCTAGACGTTCTTCTTTATCAACAATGTATCTTTCCACAATTCGGCGGATGGTTGCCCCTTTAGGAAGCCATAGTGGCAAACCTTGCCCCACCTTTTGGGAATTCATGAAGAGATTTAGTTCTTTTCCGATTTTTCGGTGGTCACGTTCTTTCGCTTCTTCTAACATATGTAGATGTTTTTTCAAATCATCCTTTGAAAAGAAAGCTGTTCCATAAATACGTTGAAGCATTTTATTTTTACTATCACCACGCCAATAAGCTCCTGCAATACTTAAAAGTTTAAATTCTTTAATTTTATTTGTAGAAGGAACATGAATACCACGGCAAAGGTCAAAAAACTCTCCTTGTTCGTAAATGGTTACTGTTTCATCTTCTGGGATGGCATCAAGTAATTCCAATTTATACTCATCACTAATTCCTTCAAAAATTTCTTTAGCTTCATTACGGCTCACTTCTTTTCGAACGACTTCAATATTTTCACTGACGATTTTCTTCATTTCTTTTTCAATGGCTTGAAGATCTTCAGGTGTGATCGATTGATCTAAATCGATATCATAATAAAATCCGCCTTCAATGACAGGCCCAACACCCAATTTAACTCCTTTATATAAACGCTTGATGGCTTGTGCCATTAAATGAGCTGTACTATGACGTAAAATTTCAAGAGCCTCTTCGCTATCAGGAGTAATAATTTCAATTGCTCCATCATCTTCAAGCGGGCGGCGATAATCGTATAATTCACCGTTTAATTTCCCAGCAATCGCCTTCTTTTTCAACCCTGGGCTAATGGAAGCAGCAATTTCCTCTGTTGTGATTCCTTTAGGGAATTCTTTCACCGCTCCATCTGGAAATGTAATTTTTAATACGTCTGACATGACAACACACTCCTTTTATCTTCATACAGAATGAACCGAAAAATTTTGGCATAAAAAAAGCCCTACTCCTTCATATTCTGAAGGGGCAAGACTTTAGCTTACGGTTCCACCCAACAATTGAATCATCTAATAAATGATTCGCTCCTGATCAGTTAACGGCCTGCAACCGCCATACCATTACTTATGAATCGGGAATTTTCTTTCCGATTTATGTTCACAGCTGTAGTTTAGAGGTGGTAAGTATTTCTTTCATGTTGGAAAAGTTTCAGCCTAGCTAATCCTCTCTGTGAACCTGATATAAAAATACCCTCGTCCTCATCATAACCTTTTTCAATATTTCATTGTATGTACGTTATTATATTGCTTCGGTTGATGAAAATCAAGAGACATACACAAAAAGCTTCCTATTCATTTGCCGCATTTCTTGAAAAGGTTCCT belongs to Oikeobacillus pervagus and includes:
- a CDS encoding sigma-w pathway protein ysdB yields the protein MIVLIRGFILILLIYLAYNIIKYITHPKRRFEYARRRHQLYLLDEKDQIQKNFLLTYKGMVFEGEKFTNPSSRPQVVSIFIWPHQESTIIPSHEVKILEQHILQQYPNAHIDWKNVQAAPK
- the dut gene encoding dUTP diphosphatase, which gives rise to MNYDLKIKLIDEEATLPYQAHPGDAGLDLFSIEEMFIQPGEAALVRTGIQIELPKGTEAQVRPRSGLALKHSITVLNSPGTIDEGYRGEIKVILINHGKAVFKVEKKMRIAQMVIAPVLNVNLIQAEELTNSIRGEGGFGSSGKN
- the thrS gene encoding threonine--tRNA ligase codes for the protein MSDVLKITFPDGAVKEFPKGITTEEIAASISPGLKKKAIAGKLNGELYDYRRPLEDDGAIEIITPDSEEALEILRHSTAHLMAQAIKRLYKGVKLGVGPVIEGGFYYDIDLDQSITPEDLQAIEKEMKKIVSENIEVVRKEVSRNEAKEIFEGISDEYKLELLDAIPEDETVTIYEQGEFFDLCRGIHVPSTNKIKEFKLLSIAGAYWRGDSKNKMLQRIYGTAFFSKDDLKKHLHMLEEAKERDHRKIGKELNLFMNSQKVGQGLPLWLPKGATIRRIVERYIVDKEERLGYDHVYTPVMGSVELYKTSGHWDHYQENMFPVMEMDNEQLVLRPMNCPHHMMIYKNGIHSYRELPIRIAELGTMHRYEMSGALSGLQRVRGMTLNDAHIFVRPDQIKEEFKRVVQLILEVYKDFGLDEYSFRLSYRDPEDTEKYYDDDEMWDKAQGMLKEAMDELDLDYYEADGEAAFYGPKLDVQVRTALGKDETLSTVQLDFLLPERFDLTYVGEDGKPHRPVVIHRGVVSTMERFVAFLIEEYKGAFPTWLAPVQVQVIPVSPEIHFDYAKQVQETLRSQGIRANLDDRDEKMGYKIREAQIQKIPYMLVVGDQEIENEAVNIRKYGEKKSETVSFKDFVEQILKEVRK
- a CDS encoding M42 family metallopeptidase; amino-acid sequence: MTKMDETLVMLKELTDARGIPGNEREVREVMKKYIEPLSDEMTTDHLGSLIAKKVGDENGPKIMVAGHLDEVGFMVTQIDDKGFIRFQTVGGWWSQVMLAQRVTIVTRKGDVTGIIGSKPPHILPAEARKKPIDIKDMFIDIGASSRKEAEEWGVRPGDMITPYFEFTVMNNEKMLLAKAWDNRIGCAIAIDVLKYIQNKKHENIVYGVGTVQEEVGLRGAKTSANTILPDIAFGVDVGIAGDTPGISEKDAMSKMGKGPQIILYDASMVSHKGLRDFVTNVADELNIPYQFDAIAGGGTDSGSIHLTASGVPTLSVTIATRYIHSHAAMLHRDDFENAVKLLGEVILRLDRDAVNKITFE
- the rpmI gene encoding 50S ribosomal protein L35, whose protein sequence is MPKMKTHRGTAKRFKKTGSGKLKRSHAYRSHLFANKSTKQKRKLRKAAIVSKGDFRRIRHMLDNIK
- the infC gene encoding translation initiation factor IF-3, encoding MIVNEGIRAREVRLIDQNGEQLGIRSKTEALEIATRVNLDLVLVAPNAKPPVARIMDFGKFKFEQQKREKEARKNQKVINLKEVRLSPTIEEHDFNTKLRNARKFLEKGDKVKASIRFKGRAITHKELGQKVLDRFAQECDDLASLETKPKMDGRSMFIVLAPKNEK
- a CDS encoding carbon starvation CstA family protein, producing the protein MNLLTLLMVSGIIFIIAYFTYGKFLDKKLDIDPNRPTPAKTMADGVDYVSARKPVLLGHHFATIAGGGPIVGPISAVVFGWIPAVLWIIVGSIFIGGVHDYTSLQASIRHKAQSIGTIIKEYIGNRGQTLFLSFSIATLVLIVGVFIILVRDTFVAVPEAATASVLFIGLAIVFGVLVNQLRMNFVLASILGVLAMFASIWIGIEFPFHLSGTTWVIILLVYAYLASVLPVWVLLQPRDYLNSFLLYGMIAGAFIGMVIANPTIQLAGYTGFYNENLGYLFPILFITIACGAVSGFHSLVSSGTTAKQLDNEKNGRFITYGAMLLEGFLAIIAIGAVAYLSQADFAARMTDLGGPIGTFSAGVGFFMSHWGISEITATTFTALTASAFLMTTLDSATRLGKYAVQEFAENKSSFFRNHHIATLVIIIGAGALAISGTWSTVWPLFGSANQMLGALALLAITVWLIKKGVKAWFTILPMVFMFLVTLSALIALMQANLTKGNYLLTVIAFIVFVLCIFLVIEAWRAIFSANKQNPPVKM
- the rplT gene encoding 50S ribosomal protein L20; translation: MARVKGGTVTRRRRKKVLKLAKGFFGSKHRLYKVANQQVMKSYMYAYRDRRNKKRDFRKLWITRINAAARMNGLSYSRLMHGLKLAGIEVNRKMLAELAVSDEKAFAELANAAKAQIQK
- a CDS encoding TVP38/TMEM64 family protein — its product is MDQSMYIFLAYVEAAGMFAPIAFILLHFFRQFLFIPVALVCMTGGILFGSLFGMIYSLIGLIFVSLFFYVCLSRMPKTNEKLLKIKKKWFGPHAKLTVGQITVLRLFPFVHYHLLNVCLMERSPRMKDFIRNSFIVNFPFVFFYTIFGEFLSQFTLKMIVLMMIGLFILFYLLRERVIILKWHDFFQTEKKRSFSSNKS
- a CDS encoding CC/Se motif family (seleno)protein → MDYTITFDEKATQWLFSKTAEPVIVVKPFQPGNCCVGGMEAEVTFVKPDFENLFHHQKVEGISIFIDQVLEFKDRHIHFYLTGFSVFKTLQVKGLKRF